Proteins encoded within one genomic window of Diceros bicornis minor isolate mBicDic1 chromosome X, mDicBic1.mat.cur, whole genome shotgun sequence:
- the LOC131401457 gene encoding small integral membrane protein 10-like protein 2A, whose amino-acid sequence MVAAALSGPAVRLSRSVAARGSDGAFCKGLTRTLLTFFHLAWRLRMNFPYFYVVASVMLNVRLQIHI is encoded by the coding sequence ATGGTGGCGGCGGCCCTGTCGGGCCCGGCGGTGCGGCTGTCGCGCTCGGTGGCGGCCCGCGGCTCCGACGGCGCCTTCTGCAAGGGGCTCACGCGCACGCTGCTCACCTTCTTCCACCTGGCCTGGCGGCTGCGCATGAACTTCCCCTACTTCTACGTCGTGGCCTCCGTGATGCTCAACGTCCGCCTGCAGATACATATTTAG